From a region of the Marinomonas mediterranea MMB-1 genome:
- a CDS encoding acyl carrier protein phosphodiesterase, giving the protein MNYIAHLHIADITNTSFVGNLVADFGLQPEVDSELYRGWVLHQMVDSLVDHHAASIEYRQIERKGRRRFSGIVQDIFMDYWLVQHWSRFSDESFQSFSEKAVTSLSADLRMCPPRLHSMVESLVEYNWLPNLGTIEGIEKAIRSIQRRWRHGHHLSPFLDDIHAELAYVEPVFLSLYPEVLEASVRFQMGVKKTQT; this is encoded by the coding sequence TTGAATTACATTGCGCACCTTCATATCGCGGATATAACGAATACGTCGTTCGTTGGTAATCTTGTTGCTGACTTCGGCCTTCAGCCCGAGGTTGATTCCGAACTCTATCGAGGCTGGGTATTGCATCAAATGGTCGATTCCTTAGTGGATCATCATGCCGCGAGTATTGAATACCGCCAAATTGAGCGAAAAGGCCGCCGTAGATTTTCAGGGATAGTGCAAGACATTTTTATGGACTACTGGCTCGTTCAACATTGGTCTCGCTTTAGTGATGAATCCTTTCAATCGTTTTCAGAAAAAGCCGTAACATCGTTATCAGCGGATTTGCGGATGTGTCCTCCACGACTGCATTCCATGGTGGAATCGTTAGTGGAATATAATTGGTTACCTAATCTCGGTACGATAGAAGGCATCGAAAAAGCGATACGCTCCATTCAACGACGCTGGCGTCATGGTCATCATCTATCTCCATTTTTGGACGACATTCACGCAGAGCTGGCTTACGTCGAGCCCGTTTTCTTAAGCCTTTACCCAGAGGTGCTAGAAGCATCGGTTCGTTTCCAAATGGGCGTGAAAAAGACACAAACATAA
- a CDS encoding AraC family transcriptional regulator — translation MLFKDLVKLGMNHNMLEELIDLALEYGNDGREPCSKLPFLYIACYDSFIPTLHHLAEPTASIMVQGSKTLSLDEARFTYHSGEMFINSVDLPITLHHINGSISHPSLAIGIKLNLSILRSLLQESKDDMLQPNISVGLGVGKASDELLDAVRRLIRTLKTPSDRAILAPALEREIHWRLLQSDLGGILKRLAMTKSPLKKISTAIHWIRDNFNQTIKVEQLAKLAGMSTTSLHRHFRLATSMSPIQFQKKIRLQEARMRLTSTESDIASVAFAVGYESPSQFSREYKRMYGVPPIEDAYSTKFTQ, via the coding sequence ATGCTTTTTAAAGACTTGGTTAAGTTGGGTATGAACCATAATATGTTAGAAGAGCTTATAGACTTGGCATTAGAATACGGTAACGACGGTAGAGAGCCTTGCTCGAAGCTTCCATTTTTGTACATTGCTTGCTACGACTCGTTCATCCCTACGCTCCATCATTTGGCTGAACCCACTGCGTCGATTATGGTTCAAGGATCAAAAACGCTGTCTCTCGACGAAGCGAGGTTTACATACCACTCTGGAGAAATGTTTATAAACTCTGTCGACCTACCGATTACTCTTCATCATATTAATGGGTCTATAAGCCATCCGTCTCTTGCCATCGGCATCAAGTTGAATTTATCGATCCTTAGATCACTTCTGCAAGAATCTAAAGACGACATGCTTCAACCAAACATCAGCGTGGGTTTAGGTGTTGGTAAAGCTTCAGATGAGTTGCTTGACGCCGTCCGTAGGCTCATTCGCACACTAAAAACACCAAGTGATAGAGCAATACTTGCGCCAGCTCTAGAACGAGAAATTCATTGGCGACTTTTGCAAAGTGATTTAGGTGGAATATTAAAACGTCTCGCGATGACAAAAAGCCCGCTAAAGAAAATCAGCACTGCCATACACTGGATCCGTGACAATTTTAATCAAACCATTAAGGTCGAACAGCTCGCAAAATTAGCAGGAATGAGCACCACCTCGCTGCATCGTCACTTTCGATTGGCGACGTCGATGTCTCCTATTCAATTCCAAAAGAAAATTCGATTACAGGAAGCAAGAATGCGTTTAACATCGACCGAGAGTGATATCGCCTCAGTCGCGTTTGCTGTCGGTTACGAAAGCCCTTCGCAATTTAGTCGAGAATACAAACGCATGTATGGTGTCCCTCCGATTGAAGACGCTTATTCGACCAAGTTCACCCAGTAG
- a CDS encoding alpha/beta hydrolase yields the protein MKCITFKNREINIAGHLYLPNEFDESKQYAALILATPGSSVKEQIGGIYAKKLARAGFVTLTFDPSYQGESGGEPRDLEEPSTRVEDIRCAVDNLMTQSFIDEARIGLIGICAGGGYAVNAALTDHRIKAISTVVATDIGRAFRQIIPMNDRLTLLAEIGKQRTAEARGASQRRDPWIPDSLKGAEATGIDDPATLEAVTFYRESQYCHPNSTNRLLFTSFGHLLGFDALHLVPEFLIQPLEVIVGGRRGSTGQYESGETLYSLAPTTDKSFFEVDGAGHYDLYYKTQYVDQVIGERLVPFFSKHLVK from the coding sequence ATGAAATGCATAACGTTTAAAAACAGAGAGATCAATATCGCCGGACATCTATATTTGCCAAATGAGTTTGATGAATCCAAACAATATGCAGCACTTATCTTAGCGACGCCGGGCAGTAGCGTAAAAGAGCAGATAGGCGGGATTTATGCAAAAAAACTAGCGCGAGCAGGCTTCGTGACGCTCACCTTCGATCCATCATATCAAGGGGAAAGCGGTGGAGAGCCACGCGATCTTGAGGAGCCATCAACTCGTGTCGAAGATATCCGTTGTGCAGTTGATAATTTGATGACTCAATCTTTTATCGACGAGGCAAGAATTGGGCTCATTGGTATTTGCGCAGGAGGAGGTTACGCAGTGAATGCAGCGCTTACTGACCATCGCATTAAAGCAATCAGCACCGTCGTTGCGACCGACATCGGTCGAGCATTCCGTCAAATAATACCAATGAATGATCGGCTTACGTTGCTAGCAGAAATCGGTAAACAACGCACAGCAGAAGCACGTGGCGCCTCCCAACGACGTGATCCTTGGATTCCTGACAGCTTAAAAGGGGCAGAAGCGACAGGCATCGACGATCCTGCAACACTTGAGGCTGTTACCTTTTACCGTGAATCACAGTATTGTCACCCGAATTCCACCAATAGGTTACTTTTTACAAGCTTTGGACATCTACTTGGTTTTGATGCGCTTCATCTGGTGCCCGAGTTTCTTATTCAACCGCTTGAAGTGATTGTCGGTGGGAGGCGTGGCAGTACTGGGCAATATGAAAGCGGAGAGACTCTGTATAGCCTAGCGCCGACGACGGATAAAAGCTTCTTCGAAGTGGACGGCGCAGGGCACTACGATTTGTACTACAAGACCCAATACGTCGATCAAGTTATAGGTGAGCGACTGGTGCCATTTTTTTCCAAACATCTGGTCAAATAA
- a CDS encoding TSUP family transporter, with the protein MPEFIVSLSAFNLDAFTLDSHVLLFLFLVAICAGVVDAIAGGGGLITIPSLLIAGVPPILTLGTNRLQAVIGESTAFITFLLHNQIQAKSLITGITFTAIGALAGSYSVSLFDKDTLEILLPILMVCITTYAIFSKRIKGTEATQGKTSTRSFMISCGLIIGFYNGFFGPGTGSIWMLAFVILLGFTIKQASIMTKPLNLMGNLVSLFFFLGISAVDYRIGLAMGAGQVIGSVIGSKVVISKGDTIVRPVFITVTLLMTSKLIYEELSSDHLSTVMSSIMN; encoded by the coding sequence ATGCCAGAATTCATTGTTAGCTTAAGCGCTTTCAATCTAGACGCTTTCACCCTAGACAGCCATGTCTTACTGTTTTTGTTTTTAGTTGCCATTTGCGCAGGCGTAGTAGACGCCATTGCGGGCGGTGGAGGTTTAATCACCATTCCAAGTCTATTAATCGCAGGCGTGCCGCCGATCCTGACTTTGGGCACCAACAGGCTACAAGCCGTCATTGGTGAATCCACGGCCTTCATCACCTTTTTACTTCATAACCAAATACAGGCAAAGAGTTTAATTACAGGGATCACCTTCACCGCTATTGGCGCTCTGGCAGGCTCATACTCAGTCAGTTTGTTTGATAAAGATACACTCGAAATACTGCTGCCCATTTTAATGGTATGCATTACAACCTATGCGATTTTCTCTAAGCGAATCAAAGGCACAGAAGCAACGCAAGGTAAAACAAGCACCCGATCCTTTATGATCTCCTGCGGCTTAATCATTGGTTTTTACAATGGTTTCTTCGGCCCAGGAACAGGCTCCATTTGGATGTTAGCCTTCGTGATCTTGCTTGGCTTCACCATCAAACAAGCGTCCATCATGACCAAACCGCTCAACTTAATGGGCAACCTCGTGTCGTTATTTTTCTTTCTAGGAATTAGCGCGGTGGATTACCGTATCGGGCTCGCCATGGGCGCGGGGCAAGTCATTGGCTCTGTCATTGGCAGCAAAGTCGTTATTTCCAAAGGCGATACCATCGTTCGTCCTGTTTTCATCACAGTAACATTGCTCATGACAAGCAAACTGATTTATGAAGAGTTATCGTCTGATCACTTGTCCACGGTTATGTCTTCAATAATGAATTAG
- a CDS encoding LysR substrate-binding domain-containing protein codes for MLASPNYLKNAAPINTPQDLLNHECLVIRENDDDVTLWKLTNKKSGETTSVRISPSLMSNVGPVIKNWAVNGYGIMQRSEWNVLNEMKDNRLQVVLPEYTFPSADIVALVSSTRDKRPAKINAFIDFLKEHLSNNSTD; via the coding sequence CTGTTAGCGTCGCCCAATTATTTAAAAAATGCGGCTCCGATTAATACCCCTCAAGATTTGCTAAACCATGAGTGTCTTGTCATAAGAGAGAATGATGACGATGTCACACTATGGAAGTTAACGAACAAAAAATCAGGTGAGACGACCAGTGTGCGGATCAGTCCCTCTTTGATGAGTAACGTGGGGCCCGTGATAAAAAACTGGGCAGTTAATGGTTATGGCATTATGCAGCGATCAGAATGGAATGTGTTAAACGAAATGAAAGACAACAGGTTGCAAGTTGTGTTGCCGGAATACACCTTTCCCAGTGCAGATATCGTGGCGCTGGTCTCTTCTACCAGAGATAAGCGCCCTGCGAAGATCAACGCCTTTATTGATTTTTTGAAAGAACATCTATCAAACAACTCGACGGATTAG
- a CDS encoding LysR family transcriptional regulator encodes MLTSQDIEFFVALSQSKSLAATARKLNVTPPSVSQRLQALEQKLKVKLVERGSRAISLTLEGNVLFEEGLAVLKQIELLESKVAEKNQAISGKIRVVAPVGYGTEKVSPLVAEFHKIHPLTHIELILSDTPNWTQVDPPDVVIYIGQLKDSSLNRIVLEKTNVSC; translated from the coding sequence ATGTTAACCTCTCAAGACATCGAATTCTTCGTCGCGCTTTCTCAAAGTAAGTCATTAGCGGCCACCGCGAGAAAGCTGAATGTAACGCCACCCAGTGTGTCCCAGCGTTTGCAAGCACTGGAACAAAAGCTCAAGGTCAAGCTGGTCGAGCGCGGTTCTAGGGCAATTTCATTAACGCTGGAAGGGAATGTCTTGTTTGAGGAGGGCTTAGCTGTTTTAAAGCAGATTGAGCTACTAGAAAGTAAGGTCGCAGAAAAAAACCAAGCCATTTCTGGAAAAATTCGAGTGGTGGCGCCAGTTGGTTATGGTACTGAAAAAGTGTCGCCCTTGGTGGCGGAGTTTCACAAAATCCACCCATTGACTCATATTGAATTGATATTGTCTGATACGCCAAATTGGACTCAGGTTGACCCGCCAGACGTGGTGATCTATATCGGTCAATTAAAAGACTCTTCTCTTAATCGTATTGTTTTAGAAAAAACCAACGTTTCCTGTTAG
- the ylqF gene encoding ribosome biogenesis GTPase YlqF, with product MSVQWFPGHMNKARREIEKVMPQVDVVIEVLDARIPDASQNPMLTTLRGDVPVLRLLNKKDLADKKRLALWLDHWKDSDSIVAHPFSTQDKSDVTKINQWVRQMVPHRGTAEKPIRAMIAGIPNVGKSSLMNALLGKRVAKVGNEPAVTKAQQKLKVTNGFQVLDTPGILWPKIENPDASYRLAVTGAVRDTAIDYEEVALAGLVFFINDYNDELVKRYKLKTAPKDPDDTLNIIGSKRGALRSGGVIDVHKAAEVFLSDVRSGAIGPYVMETPDMVEQEWQKVEEVKAKKEAERQARLAAAVPQRQQEQNKAHRDKRSDEPKTE from the coding sequence GTGAGTGTTCAATGGTTCCCTGGGCATATGAATAAAGCCCGTCGGGAGATCGAAAAAGTCATGCCCCAAGTGGATGTTGTTATCGAAGTTCTGGATGCTCGAATTCCAGACGCGAGCCAAAATCCCATGTTAACGACCTTGCGCGGCGATGTTCCCGTTTTACGTCTTCTCAACAAAAAAGATTTGGCGGATAAAAAGCGTTTAGCGCTTTGGTTAGACCATTGGAAAGACAGCGACAGCATTGTTGCTCATCCATTTTCTACGCAAGATAAGTCCGATGTGACTAAGATTAACCAATGGGTTCGTCAAATGGTTCCGCATCGTGGCACCGCAGAAAAACCGATTCGTGCCATGATCGCTGGTATTCCAAACGTTGGTAAATCGAGTTTAATGAATGCTTTGCTTGGTAAGCGTGTTGCAAAAGTGGGTAATGAGCCTGCTGTCACTAAAGCCCAGCAAAAGCTAAAAGTAACCAACGGTTTTCAGGTACTCGACACACCTGGCATTCTCTGGCCCAAAATAGAAAACCCAGATGCCAGCTATCGTTTAGCTGTGACTGGTGCTGTACGAGATACGGCAATCGATTACGAAGAAGTTGCATTGGCAGGGTTGGTGTTTTTCATTAACGATTACAATGACGAGTTAGTTAAGCGCTATAAGCTGAAAACAGCGCCAAAAGATCCAGACGATACGTTGAACATTATTGGTTCCAAACGTGGCGCATTGCGATCGGGCGGCGTAATCGATGTGCATAAGGCGGCGGAAGTGTTTTTATCGGATGTTCGCAGTGGCGCAATTGGTCCTTATGTGATGGAAACTCCCGATATGGTTGAACAAGAGTGGCAGAAAGTGGAAGAGGTGAAGGCGAAGAAAGAAGCTGAGCGTCAAGCACGATTAGCCGCAGCGGTTCCGCAGCGTCAGCAAGAACAAAATAAAGCGCATCGAGACAAACGTTCTGATGAGCCTAAGACTGAATAA
- a CDS encoding DNA alkylation repair protein: MPELFKDKFNPHVIQSMALHFQAAWEGFDQVGFVEFATNGLTDLELKERSKHITDAMFRYLPDDFTMASDILLASLRPYKTEDIYGLTPDKDGIVGWAIMPMADYVGLYGQDHHDLSMTLLKEMTKRFSSEFGIRYFLLSDNKSKTLATLKEWTTDENYHVRRLVSEGIRPRLPWAMQLPDFITDPEPVIELLETLKDDPEEYVRRSVANNLNDIAKDHPDLAANTALKWMADADENRVKLIRHACRTLLKQSHPTALQVFGYFPVELKDAALKIKTPTVYLNEHLEFELLLESDTPENQSLMIDYIIHHQKKNGVTSPKVFKGKKVILKAGETLNFSKRHPFKQVTTRTYYSGQHAIEIIVNGVSIAKSEFQFFLEK, translated from the coding sequence ATGCCCGAGCTTTTCAAAGACAAGTTTAACCCTCACGTAATCCAATCAATGGCGCTACATTTTCAAGCCGCTTGGGAAGGTTTCGATCAAGTCGGTTTTGTTGAATTCGCCACGAATGGACTCACCGATTTAGAGCTAAAAGAACGCTCCAAACACATCACAGATGCGATGTTTCGCTATTTACCTGACGATTTTACGATGGCGTCTGACATTCTTTTGGCTAGCTTACGCCCCTATAAAACAGAAGATATTTATGGGTTAACGCCAGATAAAGACGGCATTGTTGGTTGGGCAATTATGCCAATGGCGGATTATGTGGGCTTGTACGGACAGGATCACCATGATTTATCCATGACCTTATTAAAAGAAATGACGAAACGATTTTCGTCTGAATTCGGCATACGTTACTTTCTACTGTCAGACAATAAGTCAAAGACACTCGCGACTCTGAAAGAGTGGACAACGGACGAAAATTACCATGTTCGGCGCTTAGTCTCCGAAGGCATTCGCCCTCGCCTTCCTTGGGCGATGCAATTGCCTGACTTTATTACAGACCCTGAGCCTGTCATTGAATTACTCGAAACATTAAAAGACGACCCTGAAGAATACGTGCGCCGCTCTGTCGCCAATAATCTCAATGACATTGCCAAAGATCACCCAGACCTTGCGGCAAACACGGCTCTAAAATGGATGGCCGATGCGGACGAAAATCGTGTAAAACTCATACGCCATGCGTGCCGTACCTTGTTAAAACAAAGCCACCCAACCGCGTTACAAGTGTTTGGTTACTTTCCGGTAGAACTTAAAGACGCCGCACTCAAAATAAAAACACCCACCGTTTACTTAAACGAACATCTGGAGTTTGAATTACTCCTTGAATCCGACACGCCTGAAAACCAGTCTTTGATGATCGATTATATTATTCATCATCAGAAGAAAAATGGTGTCACGTCACCCAAAGTGTTCAAAGGTAAGAAAGTGATTCTTAAAGCAGGAGAAACGCTTAACTTTAGCAAGCGACACCCGTTTAAACAGGTGACAACACGAACCTACTACTCAGGGCAACACGCTATTGAGATCATCGTCAACGGGGTCTCCATTGCAAAATCTGAGTTTCAGTTTTTCCTTGAAAAATGA
- a CDS encoding GNAT family N-acetyltransferase, protein MGYVIRAALESDAQGINEVSQYLGYSALSLSESLLKLQALLNSSNDWVYVAQLNDHVVGWLHLFYAHRLASESFYEIGGLVVSEDVRGQGIGRALVQYALDAHKGKFRVRCNELRTDSHQFYEAIGFSSSKSQRVFQIRL, encoded by the coding sequence ATGGGATACGTAATTAGGGCAGCATTAGAATCGGACGCTCAAGGTATTAATGAGGTGTCTCAATACCTTGGATATTCAGCACTTTCACTTTCAGAATCTCTTTTAAAACTTCAAGCCTTGCTAAACTCATCCAACGATTGGGTTTACGTTGCGCAGTTAAACGATCATGTTGTGGGTTGGTTACACCTTTTTTATGCTCACAGGCTTGCGTCAGAGAGCTTTTATGAAATTGGTGGTTTGGTTGTGTCTGAAGACGTTCGTGGTCAAGGGATAGGTCGGGCGCTCGTGCAGTATGCTTTAGATGCGCATAAAGGTAAATTTCGAGTAAGGTGCAATGAACTTCGCACTGACTCACACCAATTCTACGAAGCAATTGGGTTCAGTTCTAGTAAGAGCCAGCGTGTATTTCAAATACGGTTATGA
- a CDS encoding GEVED domain-containing protein — MRILLLFLMALSLFGCTGGSSDDSSTSSPSQPDTPVEPEPEPEPEPEPEPEPEPEPEPELGENRAPYIDVKNDVVAELESTTLIGFQVTDADDNLKRVDVELLSPFVDGARFNYSVSSQEEGGLYQLSISLKEALLQRTLIFNIEAEDTLGTISNKTLYVYPISTRAKQLLPSGMVRFIDRDGSSQQIEGLALINAKSSTLAVSSVELGLASGKIASSEKRALATREISENDAFVEVDLSSVSLNVADAYFYVRRFSASGEVLDEVFTPLFDYKGNTPVSGKGGSLRSGRYHFGEDKPSLQTHSYVDGNTEWCEFDNGFSFVHDMSNETDNRSPVVIDDQLFPAFRFDCTTQKLNENRPLRNSSFDDLVVNYSPLNDSLFGSYVVNNLYLSRIGLLPQESKTRIRAHYGVRQDNAFWQKGYADIGEGYLFSFSFSDLETIAHEVSHGFTTRFSNLGLDGVDRAVAEAFSDIAAVSAEYMVKGETNFLYGEDSIQFWTFEAARNLKDPSKDGAYVQYTEDLDLTNPYKGIGLLTKPFYVLATTKEWDVMKAFDVFLWANMNCWSPGLTFLDAAQCVADGADPLGLEKIDVVRAFSRVGMNLNSDQPIADFEHQSVGLQANFTGKSVGSDTVGWAWNFGDNQTSQLQNPSHMYSSSIENALVSLKVTNSQGQSNTYSEEISVSDGYCVSLKEEEWAVTQDFWISQLTLNGITFASGNASYQAATNKSSPIALNIGSTYSLDATIEGSDLPNGFANVVRVWLDLDGNKKFESNELLIDEFYTQTSNLELSIPDSAVTGHVLMRVVYMNQHVMYDPCVDKIDGEIEDYWVNLVE; from the coding sequence GTGCGCATATTATTGCTGTTTTTAATGGCGCTATCTTTATTCGGATGTACAGGCGGTAGCTCTGATGATTCGAGTACCTCTTCTCCCAGCCAACCTGATACTCCTGTTGAGCCAGAGCCAGAGCCAGAGCCAGAGCCAGAGCCAGAGCCAGAGCCAGAGCCAGAGCCAGAGCCAGAGCTAGGCGAGAACCGAGCCCCTTATATTGACGTTAAGAATGATGTAGTCGCAGAACTCGAAAGCACTACGCTGATTGGCTTTCAGGTAACGGATGCCGATGACAATTTAAAGCGTGTTGATGTCGAGTTGCTGTCTCCTTTTGTCGATGGTGCTCGTTTTAATTACAGCGTGTCATCTCAGGAAGAGGGTGGTCTGTATCAGCTGAGTATTTCGCTCAAAGAGGCATTACTTCAGCGTACACTCATCTTTAATATAGAAGCGGAAGATACTCTCGGAACCATATCCAATAAAACCTTGTATGTTTATCCCATTAGCACTCGCGCAAAGCAGCTATTACCGTCAGGTATGGTGCGGTTTATTGATCGCGATGGCTCGTCACAGCAAATAGAAGGCCTTGCACTCATAAATGCAAAGAGCTCTACGCTTGCCGTATCAAGCGTAGAGCTCGGGTTAGCTTCAGGCAAAATTGCCTCGTCGGAGAAAAGAGCATTAGCTACGCGAGAGATTTCTGAAAACGATGCTTTTGTAGAGGTTGATTTATCGTCCGTATCGCTTAATGTCGCTGATGCCTATTTTTACGTAAGGCGATTTTCTGCATCGGGAGAGGTGTTAGACGAGGTTTTTACACCGTTGTTTGACTATAAAGGAAATACCCCTGTATCCGGCAAAGGGGGAAGTTTGAGGTCAGGCCGTTATCATTTTGGGGAAGATAAACCGTCGCTTCAAACACACTCGTATGTAGATGGTAATACCGAGTGGTGTGAGTTCGACAATGGTTTTTCATTCGTACACGACATGAGTAATGAAACAGATAATCGTTCCCCCGTAGTAATAGATGACCAACTTTTTCCCGCTTTCCGTTTTGATTGCACAACCCAAAAGTTGAATGAAAATCGCCCGTTAAGAAACAGTAGTTTTGATGACTTAGTAGTGAACTACAGCCCTTTGAATGATTCATTATTTGGCAGTTACGTCGTTAATAATTTGTATTTATCCCGAATAGGTTTGTTACCTCAAGAGAGTAAAACACGCATTCGAGCACATTACGGTGTGCGCCAAGACAACGCATTCTGGCAAAAAGGGTATGCGGATATTGGCGAAGGATACCTATTTAGTTTTTCATTTTCGGATTTGGAAACCATTGCTCACGAAGTCAGTCACGGATTTACAACACGCTTTTCCAATCTTGGACTGGACGGTGTAGATCGTGCCGTTGCAGAAGCTTTTTCCGACATCGCTGCGGTTAGCGCTGAGTATATGGTAAAAGGGGAAACAAACTTCCTATACGGAGAAGACTCCATTCAATTTTGGACTTTTGAAGCCGCGAGGAACCTAAAAGATCCGAGTAAAGACGGGGCTTATGTCCAATATACGGAAGATTTAGATCTAACAAATCCATACAAGGGAATTGGCCTGCTTACTAAGCCTTTTTACGTTCTTGCGACAACAAAAGAGTGGGACGTAATGAAGGCATTTGATGTCTTTCTGTGGGCTAATATGAATTGCTGGTCGCCGGGGTTGACCTTTCTCGATGCGGCGCAATGTGTTGCTGACGGGGCGGATCCCCTAGGCTTGGAAAAGATTGATGTTGTACGAGCATTTTCTAGAGTGGGAATGAATCTTAATTCTGATCAACCGATTGCTGACTTTGAACATCAATCCGTTGGATTACAGGCAAACTTTACTGGAAAAAGTGTCGGGTCTGATACGGTCGGCTGGGCTTGGAATTTTGGAGATAACCAGACATCTCAGCTTCAAAATCCATCTCATATGTACTCAAGTTCCATAGAAAACGCCTTGGTTTCGTTAAAAGTAACGAATAGCCAAGGTCAATCAAACACCTACTCTGAAGAGATCAGTGTATCTGATGGTTACTGCGTTAGTCTCAAGGAAGAAGAGTGGGCAGTGACTCAAGACTTTTGGATTAGCCAGCTTACATTAAATGGAATCACCTTTGCCTCGGGGAATGCTTCATATCAGGCTGCGACAAATAAATCGTCGCCGATAGCGTTAAATATAGGTAGCACGTATTCATTGGACGCGACTATAGAAGGCAGTGATCTGCCTAATGGATTCGCCAATGTCGTTCGAGTATGGCTGGATTTGGACGGGAACAAAAAGTTTGAATCAAATGAGCTGCTTATCGATGAGTTCTATACTCAAACCTCGAATTTAGAATTGAGTATTCCTGATAGTGCGGTAACAGGACATGTGCTCATGAGAGTCGTTTACATGAACCAGCATGTTATGTACGACCCGTGCGTTGATAAGATTGACGGCGAGATCGAGGACTACTGGGTGAACTTGGTCGAATAA